The following proteins come from a genomic window of Lolium rigidum isolate FL_2022 chromosome 5, APGP_CSIRO_Lrig_0.1, whole genome shotgun sequence:
- the LOC124655640 gene encoding G-type lectin S-receptor-like serine/threonine-protein kinase At5g35370, which translates to MARPVLLLLCCSLLLVASSSKWKAAARTVPVEYLYPPFNLTYFHFIDTNGVFLRSPNATFAAAVYAPASDTSGDTQTLFFFSVIHDASRTPVWTATDGATIVQSIVLSLTASGLALSDPADLSAPPAWSTPANLAAPVAAMRLLDTGQLTLLDAANATLWSSFDAPTDTLLPGQTLPVGVPLTGTVSDQDLSRGAYRLILTTTDALLQWRTTTSTNSDGGFVTYWALSSDAASVQQSNQAVHSMKVNATGIYLLADNAIDTVFTLLFTDPSSSKLLKVHSSGRLRALSMAYSPTAARATLPAVWAAPASDCDLPLPCGSIGLCTPGNNASSCMCPDAFSTHTTGGCAPANGAALPVPAQACNASSSAPAAQKPAYGYISLGDGVGYFGSKFAAPATAGEALPACRDLCSANCSCLGFLYKNSSKSCFLLHNQVGSVLRASTDGTAGFIKTLPPPPPSTSRGSSSSSALSSITIVFGIVLPTVAAVFITFLLYVLAVQWLKNRRSPDGGKKKNKKHGGGGNGHGSSWFMLKMMSSRSSSRASSNAPSEMGDDDNEHHHDDDDEVLIPGLPARFTFADLEAATSGFRSQIGSGGFGSVYRGELPDRTTVAVKRMNNLGTQGRREFLTEIAVIGNVHHVNLVKLRGFCADHSRQLMLVYEFMSRGSLDQSLFLSRSGNKKTQALLEWPERVGVCVGAARGLAYLHAGCDRKILHCDVKPENILLDERGGVKIADFGLAKLLSPEQSGLFTTMRGTRGYLAPEWLTNAPVSDKADVYSFGMVLLEIVRGAKNSKLLLQDDHDDTAGTTSAVSSSASSEGHGSYFPAVALEAHEEGGRRYAELVDARLEGRASATEVARVVRVALCCLHEDASLRPAMTAVAAMLDGSMDVCEPRTEQLAYLRMYGRGIVGGGTKWKGSDITTGGASSSWSPPSCVSAQQLSAPR; encoded by the coding sequence ATGGCACGCCCTGTTCTGCTCCTCCTATGCTGCAGCTTGCTGCTCGTCGCCAGCAGCTCCaagtggaaggcggcggcgcgcacGGTGCCGGTGGAGTACCTGTACCCGCCCTTCAACCTCACATACTTCCACTTCATCGACACCAATGGCGTCTTCCTCCGCTCCCCCAACGccaccttcgccgccgccgtctacgCCCCCGcctccgacacctccggcgacacgcagaccctcttcttcttctccgtcaTCCACGACGCGTCCCGCACCCCCGTCTGGACCGCCACCGACGGCGCCACCATCGTCCAGTCCATCGTCCTCTCGCTCACCGCGTCCGGCCTCGCGCTCTCCGACCCGGCCGACCTGTCGGCGCCGCCGGCTTGGTCCACGCCCGCCAACCTCGCCGCACCCGTCGCCGCGATGCGTCTGCTCGACACCGGCCAGCTCACGCTCctcgacgccgccaacgccacgCTCTGGTCCTCCTTCGACGCCCCCACCGACACGCTGCTGCCGGGCCAGACGCTCCCCGTCGGCGTGCCGCTCACCGGCACCGTCTCCGACCAAGACCTCTCCCGCGGCGCCTACCGCCTCATCCTTACCACCACCGACGCCCTCCTCCAGTGGCGGACGACGACGAGCACCAACTCCGACGGTGGGTTCGTCACGTACTGGGCGCTGTCATCGGACGCCGCGTCCGTGCAGCAGTCCAACCAGGCCGTCCACTCCATGAAGGTCAACGCCACCGGCATCTACCTCCTCGCCGACAACGCCATCGACACCGTCTTCACGCTCCTCTTCACCGACCCTTCCTCATCTAAGCTCCTCAAGGTGCACTCGTCCGGCCGCCTGCGCGCGCTCAGCATGGCCTACTcgcccacggcggcgcgcgccacgCTCCCAGCCGTGTGGGCGGCTCCGGCCAGCGACTGCGACCTGCCGCTGCCGTGCGGATCCATCGGCCTCTGCACGCCCGGCAACAACGCCTCCTCCTGCATGTGTCCCGACGCCTTCAGCACGCACACCACCGGCGGGTGCGCGCCGGCCAATGGCGCTGCGCTCCCCGTCCCAGCCCAGGCCTGCAACGCGTCGTCGTCTGCGCCTGCGGCACAAAAACCAGCTTACGGCTACATAAGCTTAGGCGACGGCGTCGGCTACTTCGGGAGCAAGTTTGCGGCCCCGGCGACGGCCGGTGAGGCGCTCCCGGCGTGCCGCGACCTCTGCTCGGCCAACTGCTCCTGCCTCGGCTTCCTCTACAAGAACTCCTCCAAGtcctgctttctcctgcacaaccaGGTCGGCTCCGTGCTCCGAGCGAGCACAGACGGCACCGCTGGCTTCATCAAGACGctcccaccgccaccgccatcgacGTCACgcggctcgtcgtcgtcgtcagcaCTGAGCTCCATCACAATCGTGTTCGGCATCGTGCTGCCCACCGTGGCGGCCGTGTTCATCACCTTCCTGCTCTACGTGCTGGCCGTGCAGTGGCTCAAGAACCGCCGTAGCCCGGACGGTggcaagaagaagaataagaagcaTGGCGGTGGTGGGAACGGGCATGGCAGCAGCTGGTTCATGCTCAAGATGATGTCGTCTAGGTCGTCGTCGCGAGCGTCGTCCAATGCCCCGTCGGAGATGGGGGACGACGATAACGAGCAccaccacgacgacgacgacgaggtccTCATCCCCGGCTTGCCTGCTCGGTTCACGTTCGCCGATCTGGAGGCAGCGACCAGCGGGTTCAGGTCGCAGATCGGCTCCGGCGGGTTCGGGTCCGTGTACCGCGGCGAGCTCCCCGACCGCACCACGGTGGCCGTGAAGCGGATGAACAACCTGGGCACGCAGGGGCGGCGCGAGTTCCTCACCGAGATCGCCGTCATCGGCAACGTCCACCACGTGAACCTGGTGAAGCTGCGCGGCTTCTGCGCCGACCACTCCCGGCAGCTCATGCTGGTCTACGAGTTCATGTCCCGCGGCTCCCTGGACcagtccctcttcctctcccgctccGGCAACAAGAAGACGCAGGCCTTGCTGGAGTGGCCGGAGCGCGTGGGGGTGTGCGTGGGCGCGGCGCGCGGGTTGGCGTACCTGCACGCCGGCTGCGACCGCAAGATCCTGCACTGCGACGTGAAGCCGGAGAACATCTTGCTGGACGAGCGCGGCGGCGTCAAGATCGCCGACTTCGGGCTGGCGAAGCTGCTCAGCCCGGAGCAGTCGGGGCTGTTCACCACGATGCGCGGCACGCGCGGGTACCTGGCGCCGGAGTGGCTCACCAACGCGCCCGTGTCCGACAAGGCCGACGTGTACAGCTTCGGCATGGTGCTGCTCGAGATCGTGCGCGGCGCCAAGAACTCCAAGCTGCTGCTACAGGACGACCACGACGACACCGCCGGCACCACCTCCGCCGTCTCCAGCAGCGCTTCGTCGGAGGGCCACGGCAGCTACTTCCCGGCGGTGGCGCTGGAGGCGCACGAGGAAGGCGGCCGGCGGTACGCGGAGCTGGTGGACGCGAGGCTGGAGGGACGCGCGAGCGCGACGGAGGTGGCGCGGGTGGTGAGGGTCGCGCTGTGCTGCCTGCACGAGGACGCGTCGCTGCGGCCGGCCATGACGGCCGTGGCCGCCATGCTCGACGGCAGCATGGACGTGTGCGAGCCCCGGACGGAGCAGCTCGCCTACCTCAGGATGTATGGCCGAGGCATCGTCGGCGGCGGCACCAAGTGGAAGGGCTCGGATATCACCACCGGCGGCGCTAGCAGCAGCTGGTCGCCGCCGTCGTGCGTGTCCGCGCAACAGCTCTCCGCTCCCAGATAG